In Fervidobacterium thailandense, a genomic segment contains:
- a CDS encoding efflux RND transporter permease subunit, which yields MQSLEQLSTRIVKYLLKNYRKVMLILLVVAAVLGTYALLFLRVNADITGLAPQEDPKFKDLIKYTSEKLTSNTLVVVLTKVKGKDHDKLASELKELFEKTPYVNQAEPFDNPETLVKYGMLSVGGGTVSETVRYYQSLLNVEPKTLIDFRFWRNTGAALHDMNKFLEEVVTKSGIKKYYLLSPDGDLMVMNFSMNKPMSDVKFVSEAVTTLKSIIKSFEQKYGIVIYFTGGVMGTYESNQQATKDFTLTSIISLLGVLFILLVGFGNVLELAFFFFGLLISMAISMGIIAIVLRELNIVTTFVNAMLLGLGIDYAVYIVTRIQERFNLEGVSKESIVHAFAENFRPSFVSMVTTALAFLTMVFSPSNAIKQMGLSVAIGVFIYFTVFNIVMPIAHMKFLDKFKVRQRETYVRFVDFVRRSKLLMNITILGTLVLAAVGTYSILNFSYTASSLVSKNAESVIAQDIVAQKFGQIGSSDVAIAEVGSEELQKTIEKLIEKGLISSAFSILTFVESPEKVTQQRSDIYVRLLEITHIPILELIFRKYGLYESFVSTLDVLKNVTTTEDLFKIMEKDIPSLFYKSIDGKNYLLAYVSLPFDLWQADNFKRFFDSMKALNIRTYGYSALFYEVINELVRSTVLVLGFVFIVELLVLLLDFKKFGKAFTILVLTVLNGLAAFGFTYLLGIRANFITFIVLPIFLGIGVDSLVELEHSVKYGRESIIKTEKAIIICITTTVASFGSFVLARGQLLREFGLVTAAGLIGTLFISIFWYLNTADKKWRIRAKVNPEQASGK from the coding sequence TTGCAAAGCCTCGAGCAACTGTCAACGAGAATCGTGAAATACTTGCTAAAAAATTATAGAAAGGTCATGCTCATTCTTTTGGTCGTTGCCGCGGTACTCGGTACCTATGCGTTACTCTTTCTTCGTGTCAACGCGGATATAACGGGGTTGGCCCCGCAAGAAGATCCAAAGTTCAAAGATTTGATTAAGTACACTTCGGAAAAGCTGACCTCAAACACGTTGGTCGTGGTGTTGACCAAGGTGAAAGGTAAGGATCACGATAAGCTCGCCTCGGAGTTGAAGGAACTTTTCGAAAAAACACCTTACGTGAATCAAGCTGAGCCTTTCGATAATCCCGAAACATTGGTAAAGTACGGTATGCTGTCCGTCGGTGGTGGAACGGTATCGGAAACGGTTCGGTATTACCAGTCACTACTGAACGTTGAACCAAAAACGTTGATCGACTTTCGCTTTTGGAGAAACACCGGCGCGGCGCTGCACGACATGAACAAGTTCTTGGAAGAGGTTGTCACCAAAAGTGGCATAAAGAAGTACTACTTACTCTCACCGGACGGTGACCTCATGGTCATGAACTTTTCAATGAACAAACCGATGTCTGACGTGAAGTTCGTATCGGAGGCGGTGACGACACTTAAGTCCATTATCAAGAGTTTCGAGCAAAAGTACGGAATTGTGATCTACTTCACCGGTGGTGTGATGGGAACTTACGAAAGTAATCAACAAGCCACGAAGGATTTCACGCTCACGAGTATCATTTCACTTCTCGGAGTTCTGTTCATCCTCCTGGTTGGATTTGGTAACGTTTTAGAACTGGCCTTTTTCTTCTTCGGATTGTTAATTTCGATGGCTATAAGTATGGGAATCATCGCAATCGTGTTGAGGGAACTCAACATCGTTACAACCTTCGTGAATGCGATGCTTCTGGGTTTGGGTATCGATTACGCAGTCTACATCGTCACCAGGATCCAGGAAAGGTTTAACCTCGAGGGAGTTTCCAAGGAAAGTATCGTTCACGCATTCGCTGAGAATTTTAGGCCTTCGTTCGTCTCGATGGTCACAACCGCCCTTGCGTTCTTGACGATGGTCTTCAGCCCGTCGAACGCGATAAAGCAGATGGGACTTTCCGTTGCCATCGGAGTCTTCATTTACTTTACCGTTTTTAACATCGTCATGCCGATCGCCCACATGAAGTTTCTGGACAAGTTTAAAGTCAGGCAAAGGGAAACGTACGTGAGGTTTGTGGATTTCGTTAGGCGCAGCAAGCTTCTCATGAATATTACGATCCTCGGTACTCTCGTTCTCGCCGCGGTTGGAACGTACTCCATCCTGAATTTCTCCTACACTGCCTCGAGTCTTGTGAGTAAGAACGCCGAGTCGGTTATCGCCCAAGATATAGTTGCTCAAAAGTTCGGTCAAATCGGATCTTCAGATGTTGCTATCGCCGAAGTCGGCTCGGAGGAACTCCAGAAAACGATAGAAAAGCTCATTGAAAAAGGTTTGATATCGTCGGCGTTCTCCATATTAACGTTTGTGGAGAGCCCAGAAAAAGTTACGCAACAACGCTCAGATATATACGTTAGACTACTTGAAATAACCCATATACCAATTTTGGAGTTGATCTTTAGAAAGTACGGTCTTTACGAAAGTTTCGTATCAACCCTGGACGTCCTCAAGAACGTTACAACAACCGAGGATCTCTTCAAAATAATGGAGAAAGATATCCCAAGTCTGTTTTACAAATCCATCGACGGTAAAAACTATTTACTGGCCTACGTTTCCTTACCTTTTGACCTCTGGCAAGCGGATAATTTTAAGCGCTTTTTCGACAGCATGAAGGCACTAAATATTAGAACGTACGGCTATTCGGCACTCTTTTATGAGGTGATCAACGAGCTTGTCCGTTCCACTGTTCTGGTTCTTGGTTTCGTCTTCATCGTGGAGCTGCTGGTTCTTCTGTTGGATTTCAAAAAGTTTGGCAAAGCGTTCACGATACTCGTTCTTACGGTACTCAACGGCCTGGCCGCGTTCGGTTTTACCTATCTACTCGGCATCAGAGCGAACTTTATAACGTTCATCGTACTTCCGATATTCCTTGGTATCGGTGTGGATAGTCTCGTCGAGCTGGAGCACAGTGTGAAGTACGGTAGGGAAAGTATCATCAAGACGGAGAAGGCGATAATCATCTGTATAACGACAACCGTGGCTTCTTTCGGTAGTTTTGTGCTTGCAAGAGGACAGCTTCTCAGAGAATTTGGGTTGGTAACCGCAGCCGGTTTAATCGGTACGTTGTTTATCTCCATCTTTTGGTACCTGAACACGGCGGACAAGAAATGGCGAATACGCGCGAAGGTCAACCCCGAACAGGCGAGTGGGAAGTGA
- the rsgA gene encoding ribosome small subunit-dependent GTPase A: MTSKRRLGVVLRFYSNLLVVEDLETGKQYLCKLRGKFKKQGIRPITGDTVEFTPIHGDEGVVENILHRRSELKKPSVANVDQVIVVTTLRKPEVPLEILDRFIVLVEREKLPLVLVLNKIDLLERDEITEFEKIYGNLYPLVKTSAVTKEGISELKEYLQGKISVFAGMSGVGKSSLLNAIDENLKLRTGEISEKLERGRHTTTTAQLLRVRDGGWVVDTPGFASLELEGIEPEELRYLFIEFENDKCFFPDCVHLDEPECFVKMQVMKGKLPRSRYESYVKMLKEIQEKAFRKP; the protein is encoded by the coding sequence ATGACAAGTAAACGTCGATTAGGAGTTGTTCTGCGCTTCTATTCCAACCTCCTGGTTGTCGAAGACCTGGAGACAGGGAAACAGTACCTCTGTAAGTTGAGGGGGAAATTTAAAAAACAAGGCATCCGCCCCATTACGGGTGATACCGTCGAGTTTACACCCATACACGGTGATGAGGGTGTTGTCGAGAACATACTCCACAGAAGAAGCGAATTGAAAAAGCCCAGTGTGGCGAACGTTGACCAAGTCATTGTTGTAACGACGCTGCGCAAACCGGAAGTTCCCCTGGAAATACTCGACAGGTTCATTGTACTTGTTGAACGCGAAAAACTCCCGCTTGTTCTTGTCTTGAACAAAATAGATCTGCTCGAAAGGGATGAAATCACCGAGTTTGAGAAGATCTATGGGAATCTCTATCCGCTCGTTAAGACAAGTGCGGTAACAAAGGAAGGCATTTCCGAACTCAAGGAGTATCTGCAAGGGAAGATTTCGGTGTTCGCGGGCATGTCTGGTGTTGGAAAGAGTAGTTTATTGAACGCGATAGATGAGAATTTGAAACTGCGCACCGGGGAGATTTCGGAAAAACTCGAACGCGGAAGGCACACAACGACGACAGCCCAGCTTTTAAGGGTACGCGACGGCGGATGGGTGGTTGATACACCAGGTTTTGCAAGTTTGGAGCTCGAAGGGATCGAACCTGAGGAACTGAGGTACCTGTTCATCGAATTCGAAAACGATAAATGCTTTTTCCCAGATTGCGTGCACCTTGACGAGCCGGAATGTTTCGTTAAAATGCAGGTTATGAAAGGTAAACTCCCAAGGAGTAGGTACGAAAGCTACGTGAAGATGCTTAAGGAGATCCAGGAAAAGGCATTCAGAAAGCCTTGA
- a CDS encoding glycosyltransferase family 4 protein encodes MRILMVSDTYLPQINGVATSIYLSKKYLEMRGHRVYIVAPVKPDDDPDVLTVPGITFPFEKQHKVVFANHLKILEFAQEKGIELIHSHDPLALGIRALKVQREMRLPHVHTYHTLLTEYRHYVPPPFTPDRKTVEEFSKWFCNKVNVVIAPTPEIKTELQRYGVERPIEVIPTGIDTTEFSKPATRDVRGEYGIPKDAILLMYAGRLAKEKNLDFLCNVVARVMREEQRVWFMLVGDGPERKSLEEFFERTGLEERVVFTGYVPHKEIADFYKASDLFVFASLTETQGLVVLEALASGTPVVAIAYKGVANVLRNGEGALTTGVNEEEFYHAIFQALSKRDELSEKGKLYVEKHWSMNAMVERLEAVYMEAMEQGFVDFEMPSVISTSLQLKLTKLFKKFLALGEEF; translated from the coding sequence GTGCGCATACTGATGGTCTCGGACACGTACTTACCACAAATTAACGGCGTGGCGACGTCGATATATCTGTCGAAGAAGTACCTCGAAATGAGGGGACATAGAGTTTACATAGTGGCTCCCGTCAAACCGGACGATGATCCCGACGTTTTGACCGTTCCGGGAATAACTTTTCCTTTCGAAAAACAACACAAGGTTGTCTTCGCCAACCATCTAAAGATACTCGAGTTCGCGCAGGAAAAGGGGATCGAGTTGATACACAGTCACGATCCACTCGCACTCGGTATCAGGGCACTGAAGGTGCAACGTGAGATGAGATTGCCTCACGTTCACACATATCACACTTTACTAACGGAGTACCGCCATTACGTTCCACCACCGTTCACACCGGATCGCAAGACTGTAGAGGAGTTTTCGAAGTGGTTTTGCAACAAAGTGAACGTGGTGATCGCACCAACACCGGAAATCAAGACCGAGCTTCAAAGGTACGGTGTTGAACGACCAATCGAGGTGATACCAACCGGCATCGACACAACGGAATTTTCGAAACCCGCAACACGCGATGTACGTGGCGAGTACGGTATCCCGAAAGATGCGATACTACTAATGTACGCCGGAAGGTTGGCTAAGGAGAAAAATTTGGACTTCCTCTGCAACGTGGTTGCACGCGTGATGAGGGAGGAACAACGCGTCTGGTTCATGCTTGTGGGGGATGGTCCGGAAAGAAAATCCCTCGAAGAATTCTTCGAACGCACTGGGCTCGAAGAGCGTGTAGTCTTCACCGGATACGTACCCCACAAGGAAATAGCAGATTTTTACAAAGCATCGGACCTTTTTGTTTTCGCTTCGTTGACGGAAACCCAGGGGCTTGTTGTGCTTGAGGCGCTCGCAAGTGGTACACCTGTTGTCGCCATAGCTTACAAAGGTGTTGCCAACGTCTTACGCAACGGGGAGGGTGCATTGACAACGGGGGTGAACGAGGAAGAATTCTACCACGCCATCTTTCAGGCCCTTTCGAAAAGGGATGAACTATCGGAAAAGGGAAAATTGTACGTGGAGAAACACTGGTCGATGAACGCGATGGTTGAGAGGCTGGAGGCCGTTTACATGGAAGCTATGGAGCAAGGCTTTGTGGATTTCGAAATGCCGTCGGTCATCAGCACGTCGTTGCAGTTGAAGCTGACAAAACTGTTCAAAAAATTCCTCGCCCTCGGCGAGGAATTCTAA
- a CDS encoding PASTA domain-containing protein → MIDLRGRRKEKRKRGMLRVVLWIPLSVLIICGAAALGGLTFYWTMIFKARTETVKLENVVDMDVQEAVRKLTAEGFIVKVEGGTGKVIRMDPTAGTRVKRGRTIKLYTEQVRIKSIILPNFKGAWYKSVQDILRDVGVETIVQEVNEGTFKGIVVSTSPTPGSKVVSGDRVKLFVSSGIRINIPGPVEEEATTEAGPVEIIPPEVGAEVGKTPVTYDPLENVPSVSPSASEENSTPQVPSEEITPKTSTEDTNTLQGGQF, encoded by the coding sequence GTGATCGACCTGCGTGGTAGGAGGAAGGAGAAAAGAAAACGTGGCATGCTACGCGTTGTACTTTGGATACCATTGTCTGTACTCATAATCTGCGGTGCTGCCGCGCTTGGCGGTTTAACTTTTTATTGGACCATGATATTCAAAGCGCGTACGGAAACGGTGAAGTTGGAAAACGTTGTCGACATGGACGTTCAGGAAGCCGTGCGGAAGCTGACGGCAGAAGGTTTTATAGTGAAAGTTGAAGGGGGTACTGGTAAGGTCATCCGGATGGATCCGACAGCTGGTACGCGTGTTAAACGAGGCAGAACGATAAAGCTGTACACCGAACAAGTTCGCATCAAGTCCATCATCCTTCCGAATTTCAAAGGTGCTTGGTACAAGAGTGTTCAGGATATCCTTCGCGATGTGGGTGTTGAAACGATCGTCCAGGAGGTAAACGAAGGTACGTTCAAGGGAATAGTGGTATCCACAAGTCCCACGCCGGGCTCCAAAGTTGTTAGCGGTGATAGAGTAAAACTCTTCGTGAGCTCGGGGATTCGTATCAACATCCCAGGACCGGTTGAAGAGGAAGCCACGACCGAAGCCGGACCGGTGGAAATCATCCCGCCGGAGGTCGGTGCCGAGGTCGGTAAGACCCCTGTGACTTACGATCCACTCGAAAACGTGCCATCCGTTTCACCAAGTGCGTCGGAGGAAAATTCAACACCACAGGTTCCGTCCGAGGAGATTACTCCAAAAACGAGTACCGAGGACACCAACACACTTCAGGGGGGACAATTCTAA
- a CDS encoding S41 family peptidase, with protein sequence MKNVLKGIFSYVFVTAVVIISSLVLSGASDTQLINYLQPIYEALYRINNDYYDIKNVKFDNLIDSAIDGLVKGLGDDFSYYYPASRQQEQIIEMEGQYGGLGIEVTYDSENRAVKVISPMYGTPAWRAGLQAGDLIIGIDDQPVSEMEYMEAINKMRGKPGTEVKLTIKRGKEIFEVKIIREIIQIIPVKSGTTIYDGKKIGYILITKFNEPVPAELQKALRKLYDQKIDALLIDLRNNPGGLLNIVVEVANYFLEPGRIIVSVKDRNGRITDKYVSRGSNYPNVPLAVLINNGSASASEILAAALKDNKRAILVGQRTFGKGSVQRGFPLSNGGTLYLTVAHYITPAGKDIHKVGIEPDVVVQEATSTERKIDAQKYTLSEIEVDLNDPVVKTAIEKLLKLR encoded by the coding sequence ATGAAGAACGTTTTAAAAGGTATATTTTCCTACGTTTTTGTCACCGCGGTGGTGATAATCTCCAGCTTAGTTCTGTCCGGAGCATCCGACACGCAACTCATTAATTACTTGCAACCCATCTACGAAGCACTTTACCGCATCAACAACGATTACTACGATATAAAGAACGTTAAGTTCGATAATCTGATCGATTCGGCAATCGACGGCCTTGTCAAAGGTCTTGGTGACGATTTCAGTTACTACTATCCAGCCTCGAGACAACAAGAACAGATTATAGAAATGGAAGGCCAGTATGGAGGATTGGGTATCGAGGTTACATACGACAGCGAAAACCGCGCGGTAAAGGTCATCAGCCCCATGTACGGAACACCGGCTTGGAGGGCTGGATTGCAAGCCGGTGATTTGATCATCGGTATTGACGATCAACCTGTAAGCGAAATGGAGTACATGGAAGCGATAAATAAGATGCGCGGCAAACCAGGCACGGAAGTGAAGTTGACTATAAAGAGGGGCAAGGAAATCTTCGAAGTAAAGATCATTCGTGAGATTATCCAGATCATTCCGGTAAAATCCGGGACAACAATCTACGACGGCAAGAAGATAGGATACATTCTCATCACGAAGTTCAACGAACCGGTTCCAGCCGAGCTCCAGAAAGCGCTCAGAAAACTTTACGACCAGAAGATCGATGCTTTACTCATCGATTTGAGGAATAACCCCGGTGGCTTGCTCAACATCGTTGTCGAGGTCGCAAATTACTTCTTGGAACCTGGTCGGATTATCGTTTCGGTTAAGGACAGGAACGGTAGGATCACGGATAAGTACGTCAGCCGTGGTAGTAACTATCCGAACGTACCCCTTGCGGTGCTGATAAACAATGGCTCAGCTTCCGCTTCTGAAATCTTAGCGGCGGCACTCAAGGACAACAAACGCGCGATCTTGGTTGGCCAAAGGACCTTCGGAAAAGGTTCGGTGCAACGGGGATTTCCGTTGAGCAACGGAGGAACACTTTACCTGACGGTCGCACATTACATCACACCGGCTGGGAAGGATATTCATAAGGTGGGAATTGAGCCGGATGTTGTAGTCCAAGAGGCTACGTCAACGGAAAGAAAGATTGACGCTCAGAAGTACACACTCAGCGAAATAGAAGTTGATTTGAATGATCCCGTTGTGAAGACGGCCATAGAAAAACTTTTAAAGCTGAGATAG
- a CDS encoding 2-hydroxyacid dehydrogenase — protein sequence MTVLFLTRMIDYFEKRIEDLRAEFPNVAFVVPKNRAEAEELLPKAEAVVTGHLTEEQVRKASKLRVIFVPWAGVNALPLDVIKQRGIIVSNNHGNGKIVAERAIALALAVMGRIVEFHNDLAKGIWHGYEAGARKEDFWFSLQNKKVSILGLGTIGKHIAKLLKGFDCEIMGYKKTVEPVELVDHVTNNLEEAIAFGKVIFVALPLTSETRGIISSEILRTMHGKFLINVGRGELIDERGLYEALRDGILAGAGIDTWYLYPEGEETVRLPSRYPIHTLKNVVISPHVGGFTIEGQMGRIDETVENIRHYLLTGRPLNVVDLEREY from the coding sequence ATGACTGTTCTCTTCCTGACACGTATGATAGATTACTTTGAGAAGCGTATAGAAGACCTCCGGGCCGAGTTTCCAAACGTGGCCTTCGTAGTTCCAAAGAACCGTGCGGAGGCGGAAGAACTTTTACCCAAAGCGGAAGCGGTTGTCACCGGTCACTTGACAGAAGAGCAGGTCCGGAAAGCGAGCAAGCTCCGGGTGATTTTCGTTCCGTGGGCCGGGGTGAACGCACTACCACTCGACGTGATCAAGCAAAGGGGGATAATAGTTTCAAACAACCACGGAAACGGCAAAATTGTTGCCGAACGTGCCATCGCGTTGGCACTGGCGGTGATGGGAAGAATCGTGGAGTTTCACAACGACCTGGCAAAGGGTATTTGGCACGGATACGAGGCTGGGGCTCGTAAGGAGGATTTTTGGTTTTCGTTGCAGAACAAGAAGGTCAGTATCCTCGGGCTCGGAACGATAGGGAAACACATCGCAAAGCTTTTGAAAGGTTTCGATTGTGAAATCATGGGTTACAAGAAAACGGTGGAACCTGTGGAACTGGTGGACCATGTAACGAACAATCTCGAAGAGGCCATCGCGTTCGGTAAAGTGATTTTCGTTGCTCTACCGCTCACCTCCGAAACCAGGGGAATAATATCCTCGGAAATACTAAGGACGATGCACGGCAAGTTTCTCATCAACGTTGGTCGTGGTGAGCTCATCGACGAGCGCGGTCTGTACGAAGCATTGCGCGATGGAATACTTGCCGGTGCAGGTATAGATACTTGGTACCTTTATCCTGAGGGAGAAGAAACTGTCAGACTACCTTCACGTTATCCGATCCACACACTCAAAAACGTCGTCATCTCACCGCACGTTGGCGGTTTCACAATAGAAGGACAGATGGGTAGGATAGACGAGACCGTTGAGAATATAAGGCACTACCTTCTGACAGGGAGACCTTTGAACGTGGTTGATCTGGAACGTGAATACTGA
- a CDS encoding inorganic phosphate transporter, whose protein sequence is MLTAIAILTGVFMAFAIGANDVANGMATAVGARAITVRQAALIAAFLEFLGAVMFGATVTKTIASGIVSIDHIQDPNKVIIGAISALVAATAWVLLATYYAMPVSTTHSIIGGMVGFGLVSGGARVIYWDKLWKIVLSWFVSPVVGGVLSFIVFKILAWTMLHREHPLKAAKKVAPLMIGFTFFLISFLFSLKTLKKGYAESMRYGLIFFFVVTLVSWLLVRRFSTSDKVNDEYNAVEQIFRRVQVLTSAYVCFSHGANDVANAVGPVALIMLINRTHSTSVGSVEIPKFVLFLGGLGIALGVLLYGYKVMQTIGHDITELNNTRGFSIDFGTATTVLLSSIFGFPISTTHTVVGAVTGVGLARGIEVVNIDVLKDILISWFVTVPFSAGASALTYLALTSMMHF, encoded by the coding sequence GTGTTAACAGCTATCGCGATCCTGACGGGTGTCTTCATGGCTTTCGCAATTGGTGCGAATGATGTTGCCAACGGTATGGCCACCGCAGTGGGAGCCCGTGCAATAACTGTAAGGCAAGCGGCGCTGATCGCCGCGTTTCTGGAGTTCTTGGGTGCGGTGATGTTCGGTGCAACCGTGACCAAAACCATAGCCAGCGGGATCGTTTCGATAGATCACATCCAGGATCCAAACAAGGTTATCATAGGTGCGATCTCGGCCCTCGTTGCCGCCACTGCGTGGGTGCTATTGGCTACGTACTACGCGATGCCGGTGTCCACGACACACTCGATAATCGGAGGAATGGTAGGATTTGGACTCGTGAGCGGTGGTGCAAGGGTCATCTATTGGGACAAGTTGTGGAAGATAGTGCTTTCATGGTTCGTGTCACCAGTGGTCGGAGGCGTATTATCTTTCATCGTTTTTAAAATCCTTGCGTGGACAATGCTACACAGGGAGCATCCACTTAAGGCCGCAAAAAAAGTGGCACCGTTGATGATTGGTTTCACGTTTTTCTTGATATCCTTCCTTTTCTCACTCAAGACGTTGAAAAAGGGTTACGCCGAATCGATGAGGTACGGTTTGATATTCTTTTTCGTTGTGACATTAGTATCGTGGCTCCTGGTCAGGAGATTCTCAACCTCGGATAAGGTCAATGATGAGTACAATGCCGTGGAGCAAATATTCAGGCGTGTCCAAGTATTGACATCGGCTTACGTATGTTTCTCGCACGGTGCGAATGACGTTGCAAACGCAGTTGGACCCGTCGCGCTGATAATGTTGATAAACAGGACGCACTCGACGAGTGTGGGAAGTGTTGAAATACCGAAATTCGTGTTGTTCCTGGGTGGTTTGGGAATTGCTCTTGGCGTGCTACTTTACGGGTACAAGGTTATGCAAACAATAGGTCACGATATCACCGAACTTAACAACACGAGGGGCTTTTCGATAGATTTCGGAACGGCAACGACCGTGCTGCTTTCATCAATCTTCGGATTTCCGATAAGCACAACGCACACAGTTGTGGGAGCGGTTACCGGTGTTGGATTGGCAAGAGGTATCGAGGTCGTTAACATCGACGTGCTGAAAGATATACTGATTTCGTGGTTCGTTACCGTGCCGTTCTCCGCTGGTGCGAGTGCGTTGACGTATCTTGCGCTAACAAGTATGATGCACTTTTGA
- a CDS encoding tRNA (adenine-N1)-methyltransferase gives MVKDGDRVLLYGEDGSKFIVRVVAGAKKSTHLGLIEFDNLVGKRFGDTISIGKTGKTFYILPPTYVDDIFSMKRKTQIVYPKDSSYIIMKLDVKPGSRVIDTGIGSGAMCAAMARLVGETGKVYAYERREEFLKLARANLTEWGLVDRVEFVLKDISLGFDHTDVDALLLDVPDPENYVRQCWEALKGGGILGVICPTTNQVSAVLEKIYELPFVDVEVWESLMRQYKPVPARLRPVDRMVAHTTYMIFARRVNAKFSSEQTGTLESSEIDALNVEEV, from the coding sequence TTGGTAAAAGATGGCGACAGGGTTTTACTTTACGGTGAAGATGGTAGTAAGTTCATCGTTCGTGTTGTGGCCGGTGCGAAGAAGAGTACGCACCTTGGATTGATAGAGTTCGATAACTTAGTTGGCAAACGATTTGGTGATACAATATCCATAGGAAAGACGGGAAAAACTTTCTACATTCTCCCGCCGACCTACGTGGATGATATCTTCTCGATGAAACGGAAAACGCAAATAGTTTATCCAAAGGATTCGAGTTACATAATCATGAAACTGGATGTGAAGCCTGGTTCAAGAGTTATCGACACTGGAATAGGTAGTGGGGCGATGTGTGCAGCAATGGCCAGGCTTGTCGGGGAAACGGGAAAAGTGTACGCATACGAAAGAAGGGAAGAATTTTTGAAACTTGCACGGGCAAACTTAACCGAGTGGGGACTCGTCGACAGGGTGGAATTCGTACTAAAAGATATTTCACTCGGTTTTGACCACACCGATGTGGACGCCTTGCTTCTTGACGTTCCGGATCCGGAGAATTACGTCCGGCAGTGCTGGGAGGCACTAAAAGGTGGCGGAATTTTAGGCGTGATCTGTCCGACCACGAACCAAGTCTCCGCGGTGCTCGAGAAGATTTACGAACTACCGTTCGTTGACGTCGAGGTTTGGGAGTCGTTGATGAGGCAGTACAAACCCGTACCCGCACGTCTGAGACCGGTGGATAGGATGGTAGCGCACACAACTTACATGATCTTCGCACGACGCGTGAACGCAAAGTTCTCCTCGGAGCAGACCGGCACTCTGGAGAGCTCGGAAATTGACGCTTTGAATGTTGAGGAGGTGTGA
- a CDS encoding DUF47 domain-containing protein, whose translation MANIFQKLIPYKSPIQLLVEHAQLCVRAGELMEQAVKDYFTSREISGISKLIDELEDEADAIKLKLREIYSKLKWTYFNKNDFLDLLHNIDSIIDLTDDVLKMLTMNSVEDTPEDVKKDVVKLAELVRLSIKHMYDSVEELKTLIESAFSPREVRKEDEQAQVVEREEHSSDLLGIDIGKRLFSLKNRMNAVDIMFLNSVVILLMRIEDRAKNVVEKVRLISHS comes from the coding sequence ATGGCAAACATATTTCAAAAACTCATACCTTATAAATCCCCGATCCAGCTTCTTGTGGAACACGCTCAGCTCTGTGTTCGGGCTGGAGAGCTGATGGAACAAGCTGTCAAGGACTATTTCACAAGCAGAGAGATATCGGGAATCTCAAAATTGATCGACGAGTTAGAGGACGAAGCGGATGCTATAAAACTCAAGCTTAGGGAAATTTATTCAAAGTTGAAGTGGACCTACTTCAACAAGAACGATTTTCTTGATTTACTCCACAACATCGATTCGATAATTGATCTCACTGACGATGTGCTCAAGATGTTAACTATGAACAGTGTGGAAGACACGCCCGAGGATGTGAAAAAAGACGTGGTGAAGCTTGCGGAGTTAGTTAGGTTGAGCATCAAGCACATGTACGACAGTGTCGAGGAGTTGAAAACCCTGATCGAGTCAGCCTTTTCTCCTCGAGAGGTTAGGAAAGAGGATGAACAAGCGCAGGTCGTCGAGAGGGAAGAACACTCGAGTGACCTTTTGGGAATCGACATTGGTAAGCGGTTGTTCAGTTTGAAGAATCGTATGAACGCTGTGGATATAATGTTCCTCAACAGCGTCGTCATACTCCTGATGAGGATTGAAGACCGTGCGAAAAATGTTGTGGAAAAGGTCAGGTTGATATCTCACAGTTGA
- the rpsO gene encoding 30S ribosomal protein S15 codes for MNKQEIIKEFQIHESDTGSTAVQIALLTARIRHLTEHLKNHPKDFHSRRGLMKMVGRRRKMLKYLMKKDPELYRQLLEKLDLRK; via the coding sequence ATCAACAAACAGGAGATTATTAAGGAGTTCCAGATTCATGAAAGCGACACCGGAAGTACGGCCGTTCAAATTGCGCTCCTGACGGCAAGGATCAGGCACCTGACCGAGCACCTCAAGAACCATCCGAAGGATTTCCACTCCAGAAGAGGTCTCATGAAAATGGTTGGCCGTAGGAGGAAGATGTTGAAATACCTCATGAAGAAGGATCCGGAGCTGTACAGACAGCTTTTGGAGAAACTTGATCTGAGGAAGTAA